A genomic region of Venturia canescens isolate UGA chromosome 9, ASM1945775v1, whole genome shotgun sequence contains the following coding sequences:
- the Cul4 gene encoding cullin-4B isoform X2 — translation MTDTATAASNAQKRANFSALTVNNPNGVNKISPSLAIAKPGSARKLVIKNFKNKPKLPENYQEQTWEKLREAVVAIQTSKSIRYSLEELYQAVENMCSHKMASTLYANLTVLTESHVKANIEQFLAESMDRHIFLKKMNECWQSHCRQMIMIRSIFLYLDRTYVLQNPSISSIWDMGLHLFRLHIVLNNLVQTRTVEGLLMLIEKERQGDTVDRTLLKSLLRMLSDLQIYQEAFENKFLMATERLYAAEGQRLMNEHDVPEYLAHVDKRLQEENERLLHYLDMSTKWSLIHTVEKQLLSEHVSSILQKGLSGLLDENRISDLTLLYNLYNRVKNGLLELCLNFNSYIKKKGKTIVIDPEKDKTMVQELLDFKDKMDNIVNTCFYRNEKFGNSLKEAFEAFINQRANKPAELIAKFVDMKLRAGNKEATEEELERLLDKIMVLFRFIHGKDVFEAFYKKDLAKRLLVGKSASVDAEKSMLSKLKQECGGGFTSKLEGMFKDMELSKDINIAFKQYSGNLQNELLASNLDLTVSILTMGYWPTYPVMEVTLPTEMVQYQEVFNKFYLGKHSGRKLQWQPTLGHCVLKAWFHAGNKELQVSLFQALVLILFDDTDDLSLEEIKATTNIEDGELRRTLQSLACGKARVLQKNPRGRDVADNDRFVFNSEFTNKLFRIKINQIQMKETNEEQKATEERVYQDRQYQIDAAIVRIMKMRKTLTHNLLISELYNQLKFPVKPADLKKRIESLIDRDYMERDKDNANQYNYVA, via the exons ATAAACCAAAACTACCAGAAAACTATCAGGAACAAACATGGGAGAAATTAAGAGAGGCTGTCGTGGCGATACAGACAAGCAAGAGCATACGTTATTCTCTAGAGGAGCTTTATCAAGCCGTAGAGAACATGTGCAGTCACAAAATGGCATCAACTCTCTACGCCAATCTTACTGTACTGACAGAGTCCCATGTGAAGGCAAACATAGAACAATTTTTGGCTGAGTCTATGGATCGTCACATCttcctgaaaaaaatgaatgaatgttGGCAATCCCATTGTCGCCAGATGATCATGATTAGGAGTATCTTTTTGTACCTGGATAGAACTTACGTCCTTCAAAATCCTAGTATATCATCAATTTG GGACATGGGATTACATCTTTTTAGACTTCACATTGTATTAAACAATTTAGTGCAAACACGCACTGTAGAAGGACTTTTAATGCTCATTGAAAAAGAGCGTCAGGGTGACACCGTAGACCGCACGCTTCTCAAGTCATTGCTCAGAATGCTATCGGACTTGCAAATATACCAGGAGGCCTTTGAAAACAA GTTCCTGATGGCAACAGAAAGGCTTTATGCGGCAGAGGGTCAACGACTGATGAACGAACATGATGTTCCGGAATATCTGGCTCACGTCGATAAACGCCTTcaagaagaaaatgagagattACTTCATTATCTTGATATGTCGACGAA ATGGTCGCTCATACACACGGTTGAAAAACAATTGTTATCCGAGCACGTTTCAAGCATATTACAAAAAGGATTAAGCGGTTTGTTGGACGAGAATAGAATCAGTGACTTAACGCTACTGTACAACTTGTACAATCGAGTCAAAAATGGTCTCCTCGAATTGTGTTTAAATTTCAATAGTTATATAAAG AAAAAAGGCAAAACGATAGTAATAGACCCAGAAAAGGATAAAACTATGGTCCAAGAATTACTCGACTTCAAAGACAAGATGGACAATATTGTGAACACTTGCTTCTACAGAAACGAGAAATTTGGCAACAGTTTGAAAGAAGCCTTCGAAGCGTTTATCAATCAGCGAGCAAACAAGCCCGCAGAACTTATAG CCAAATTTGTGGATATGAAACTCCGAGCAGGGAACAAAGAAGCAACAGAAGAGGAGCTAGAGAGATTGCTTGACAAAATAATGGTCCTCTTTCGTTTTATTCATGGTAAAGATGTGTTCGAAGCTTTCTACAAAAAAGATTTGGCGAAAAGATTGTTGGTGGGAAAATCAGCTTCGGTCGATGCTGAAAAGTCAATGTTGTCAAAATTGAAGCAAGAATGCGGTGGTGGTTTCACGAGCAAGCTCGAAGGGATGTTCAAGGATATGGAACTTAGCAAAGATATTAACATTGCTTTTAAGCAG TATTCAGGAAATCTACAAAACGAATTACTAGCCAGTAATCTTGATCTCACGGTGTCTATACTCACCATGGGATATTGGCCAACTTACCCTGTGATGGAAGTTACTCTGCCTACGGAAATGGTACAATACCAAGaagttttcaacaaattttatcTCGGCAAACACAGCGGTCGGAAATTACAATGGCAACCGACTTTAGGACATTGTGTCCTTAAGGCTTGGTTCCACGCG GGCAACAAAGAATTGCAAGTATCGCTTTTTCAAGCTTTAGTACTAATATTGTTCGACGACACGGATGATTTGTCGCTCGAGGAAATCAAAGCAACGACGAATATCGAGGACGGTGAACTGCGAAGAACTTTACAATCTTTGGCGTGCGGCAAAGCTCGGGTCCTGcaaaaaaatccaagaggcCGCGACGTTGCAGACAACGATAGATTCGTTTTCAATTCGGAATtcacaaataaattattcagaataaaaatcaatcaaatacAGATGAAAGAAACG AACGAGGAACAAAAGGCGACTGAAGAAAGAGTCTATCAAGATCGGCAATATCAAATTGACGCAGCTATAGTAAGGatcatgaaaatgagaaaaactcTTACCCATAATCTTTTGATAAGCGAGCTCTACAATCAATTGAAATTCCCTGTGAAG CCTGCCGACTTGAAGAAACGAATCGAGTCGTTGATAGACAGAGATTACATGGAGCGTGATAAAGATAACGCTAATCAGTACAACTACGTTGCGTAA
- the Cul4 gene encoding cullin-4B isoform X1: MTDTATAASNAQKRANFSALTVNNPNGVNKISPSLAIAKPGSARKLVIKNFKNKPKLPENYQEQTWEKLREAVVAIQTSKSIRYSLEELYQAVENMCSHKMASTLYANLTVLTESHVKANIEQFLAESMDRHIFLKKMNECWQSHCRQMIMIRSIFLYLDRTYVLQNPSISSIWDMGLHLFRLHIVLNNLVQTRTVEGLLMLIEKERQGDTVDRTLLKSLLRMLSDLQIYQEAFENKFLMATERLYAAEGQRLMNEHDVPEYLAHVDKRLQEENERLLHYLDMSTKWSLIHTVEKQLLSEHVSSILQKGLSGLLDENRISDLTLLYNLYNRVKNGLLELCLNFNSYIKKKGKTIVIDPEKDKTMVQELLDFKDKMDNIVNTCFYRNEKFGNSLKEAFEAFINQRANKPAELIAKFVDMKLRAGNKEATEEELERLLDKIMVLFRFIHGKDVFEAFYKKDLAKRLLVGKSASVDAEKSMLSKLKQECGGGFTSKLEGMFKDMELSKDINIAFKQQYSGNLQNELLASNLDLTVSILTMGYWPTYPVMEVTLPTEMVQYQEVFNKFYLGKHSGRKLQWQPTLGHCVLKAWFHAGNKELQVSLFQALVLILFDDTDDLSLEEIKATTNIEDGELRRTLQSLACGKARVLQKNPRGRDVADNDRFVFNSEFTNKLFRIKINQIQMKETNEEQKATEERVYQDRQYQIDAAIVRIMKMRKTLTHNLLISELYNQLKFPVKPADLKKRIESLIDRDYMERDKDNANQYNYVA; this comes from the exons ATAAACCAAAACTACCAGAAAACTATCAGGAACAAACATGGGAGAAATTAAGAGAGGCTGTCGTGGCGATACAGACAAGCAAGAGCATACGTTATTCTCTAGAGGAGCTTTATCAAGCCGTAGAGAACATGTGCAGTCACAAAATGGCATCAACTCTCTACGCCAATCTTACTGTACTGACAGAGTCCCATGTGAAGGCAAACATAGAACAATTTTTGGCTGAGTCTATGGATCGTCACATCttcctgaaaaaaatgaatgaatgttGGCAATCCCATTGTCGCCAGATGATCATGATTAGGAGTATCTTTTTGTACCTGGATAGAACTTACGTCCTTCAAAATCCTAGTATATCATCAATTTG GGACATGGGATTACATCTTTTTAGACTTCACATTGTATTAAACAATTTAGTGCAAACACGCACTGTAGAAGGACTTTTAATGCTCATTGAAAAAGAGCGTCAGGGTGACACCGTAGACCGCACGCTTCTCAAGTCATTGCTCAGAATGCTATCGGACTTGCAAATATACCAGGAGGCCTTTGAAAACAA GTTCCTGATGGCAACAGAAAGGCTTTATGCGGCAGAGGGTCAACGACTGATGAACGAACATGATGTTCCGGAATATCTGGCTCACGTCGATAAACGCCTTcaagaagaaaatgagagattACTTCATTATCTTGATATGTCGACGAA ATGGTCGCTCATACACACGGTTGAAAAACAATTGTTATCCGAGCACGTTTCAAGCATATTACAAAAAGGATTAAGCGGTTTGTTGGACGAGAATAGAATCAGTGACTTAACGCTACTGTACAACTTGTACAATCGAGTCAAAAATGGTCTCCTCGAATTGTGTTTAAATTTCAATAGTTATATAAAG AAAAAAGGCAAAACGATAGTAATAGACCCAGAAAAGGATAAAACTATGGTCCAAGAATTACTCGACTTCAAAGACAAGATGGACAATATTGTGAACACTTGCTTCTACAGAAACGAGAAATTTGGCAACAGTTTGAAAGAAGCCTTCGAAGCGTTTATCAATCAGCGAGCAAACAAGCCCGCAGAACTTATAG CCAAATTTGTGGATATGAAACTCCGAGCAGGGAACAAAGAAGCAACAGAAGAGGAGCTAGAGAGATTGCTTGACAAAATAATGGTCCTCTTTCGTTTTATTCATGGTAAAGATGTGTTCGAAGCTTTCTACAAAAAAGATTTGGCGAAAAGATTGTTGGTGGGAAAATCAGCTTCGGTCGATGCTGAAAAGTCAATGTTGTCAAAATTGAAGCAAGAATGCGGTGGTGGTTTCACGAGCAAGCTCGAAGGGATGTTCAAGGATATGGAACTTAGCAAAGATATTAACATTGCTTTTAAGCAG CAGTATTCAGGAAATCTACAAAACGAATTACTAGCCAGTAATCTTGATCTCACGGTGTCTATACTCACCATGGGATATTGGCCAACTTACCCTGTGATGGAAGTTACTCTGCCTACGGAAATGGTACAATACCAAGaagttttcaacaaattttatcTCGGCAAACACAGCGGTCGGAAATTACAATGGCAACCGACTTTAGGACATTGTGTCCTTAAGGCTTGGTTCCACGCG GGCAACAAAGAATTGCAAGTATCGCTTTTTCAAGCTTTAGTACTAATATTGTTCGACGACACGGATGATTTGTCGCTCGAGGAAATCAAAGCAACGACGAATATCGAGGACGGTGAACTGCGAAGAACTTTACAATCTTTGGCGTGCGGCAAAGCTCGGGTCCTGcaaaaaaatccaagaggcCGCGACGTTGCAGACAACGATAGATTCGTTTTCAATTCGGAATtcacaaataaattattcagaataaaaatcaatcaaatacAGATGAAAGAAACG AACGAGGAACAAAAGGCGACTGAAGAAAGAGTCTATCAAGATCGGCAATATCAAATTGACGCAGCTATAGTAAGGatcatgaaaatgagaaaaactcTTACCCATAATCTTTTGATAAGCGAGCTCTACAATCAATTGAAATTCCCTGTGAAG CCTGCCGACTTGAAGAAACGAATCGAGTCGTTGATAGACAGAGATTACATGGAGCGTGATAAAGATAACGCTAATCAGTACAACTACGTTGCGTAA
- the LOC122416149 gene encoding mitochondrial intermediate peptidase isoform X1, protein MLRVLRESLGNRKRVLWKRGLNTWSPLATAFNSKASVDCEFSLFRKEIGLFGIPELKSAEGFRELEEMAISESNRLIEETTGPTRSRKMVQVFDELSDTLCKVADMAEFVRIAHPEESFCRAAEDTCLAVSGIVEQLNTHRGMYNALSNVVKEGDIVETTDIDNHVSKLFLFDFEQSGIHLPENQRQRVVELNDYILQISQKFMAGAATPRAVKTEALPTNIRHYFAKGDGQSLIHGLYPDSNDALAREAAYKIFLYPDEKQEYLLKELLNSRHHLAQICGFPTYAHRAIKGSTVESPDVVCDFLNILNDDLRERARNDFNVMRNMKKADSTIEQDLMDWDTAYYTTKAKKSWLNTSNTEFTPYFSLGACMDGLNILTQSLYGVTLKPETVVPGEVWSEDIYKLAVVDENETILGHIYCDFYERNNKPNQDCHFTIRGGRQLPDGSYQNPIVVLMLSLASPKWSNPCLLNPSSVDNLFHEMGHALHSMLGRTQYQHVSGTRCSADFAEVPSVLMEYFASDPRVVRLFAKHFETGEPMPENMLQKLCASKNMFPASELQLQIFYSMLDQVYHSKELKGSSTEIYKDIRSKFYELPYVENTAWQLRFTHIVGYGAKYYAYLISRAVASWIWQTYFQVDPLSRCSGERYRHECLAHGGGKPPSKLVSDFLNKEASSMNFAKSLITEIDTKNDHIQSIKKEATT, encoded by the exons ATGTTACGTGTACTTAGAGAATCTCTAGGAAACAGAAAGAGAGTGCTGTGGAAAAGAGGTTTAAATACGTGGTCCCCACTCGCGACTGCTTTCAACTCGAAAGCTTCGGTTGATTGCGAATTTAGTTTATTTCGTAAAGAAATT GGACTTTTTGGCATCCCAGAGCTTAAATCTGCTGAAGGCTTTAGAGAACTAGAAGAAATGGCAATATCGGAGTCCAACAGACTGATCGAGGAGACTACGGGTCCTACTAGGAGTCGTAAAATGGTTCAAGTGTTCGACGAGCTGTCTGACACACTGTGCAAAGTTGCAGATATGGCAGAGTTTGTGCGGATCGCTCACCCCGAAGAAAGTTTTTGTCGAGCTGCAGAAGACACTTGTCTCGCTGTTAGCGGGATTGTTGAAca ATTGAACACACATAGGGGAATGTACAACGCACTGTCGAACGTTGTTAAAGAGGGGGACATTGTTGAAACAACCGATATCGATAATCATGTTTCTAAATTATttctatttgattttgaaCAAAGTGGTATTCATTTACCCGAAAATCAGCGACAAAGAGTAGTGGAATTGAACGATTATATACTACAa ATAAGCCAAAAATTTATGGCAGGTGCAGCGACACCAAGAGCTGTCAAAACTGAAGCTTTACCAACAAATATAAGACATTA ttttgcaaaagggGATGGACAATCACTGATCCACGGCCTCTATCCAGATTCCAACGATGCTCTTGCCCGTGAAGCAGCTTACAAAATTTTCCTTTACCCTGACGAGAAGCAGGAATACTTGTTGAAAGAATTATTAAACTCGCGTCATCATCTCGCACAGATTTGTGGTTTTCCTACGTATGCTCATCG TGCCATAAAAGGAAGTACCGTCGAAAGTCCCGACGTTGTGTGTGATTTTCTCAACATTCTCAACGATGATCTCCGTGAAAGGGCCCGGAACGATTTTAATGTCATGAGAAACATGAAGAAAGCCGATTCGACGATAGAACAGGATTTAATGGACTGGGACACGGCATACTACACaacgaaagcaaaaaaatcatggCTCAACACGAGCAACACCGAGTTCACACCCTATTTTTCTCTCGGAGCTTGTATGGATGGTTTGAATATTTTGACTCAGTCACTTTACGGTGTTACTTTGAAACCCGAAACAGTTGTGCCTGGTGAAGTTTGGTCAGAGGACATATACAAATTGGCTGTTGTCGACGAGAACGAGACAATATTGGGACACATTTATTGCGACTTTtatgaaagaaataataagCCTAATCAAGATTGTCATTTCACTATAAGAGGAGGAAGACAATTGCCTGATGGGAGTTACCAG AATCCCATCGTCGTCCTCATGTTATCCTTGGCTTCCCCAAAGTGGTCGAATCCATGTTTACTCAATCCGTCATCAGTGGATaatttattccacgaaatgGGACACGCTCTTCATTCGATGCTGGGAAGAACGCAGTACCAGCACGTATCAGGCACTCGTTGCAGTGCAGATTTTGCTGAAGTTCCTAGTGTACTGATGGAATATTTTGCTAGCGATCCAAGA GTGGTTCGATTGTTCGCCAAACATTTCGAAACTGGCGAGCCTATGCCCGAGAACATGTTGCAGAAACTGTgcgcatcgaaaaacatgttCCCAGCATCGGAACTTCagcttcaaattttttatagtATGCTCGATCAAGTTTACCATTCGAAAGAATTGAAAGGCTCGAGCACAGAAATTTATAAGGACATACGATCGAAATTTTATGAACTTCCCTACGTTGAAAACACG GCATGGCAGTTGAGATTCACTCATATAGTTGGCTATGGAGCAAAATATTATGCTTATTTGATATCACGCGCCGTAGCTTCGTGGATTTGGCAAACATATTTCCAAGTAGATCCACTGAGCCGGTGTTCCGGTGAACGTTACCGTCACGAGTGTCTTGCTCACGGTGGTGGAAAGCCGCCATCGAAATTGGTCTCCGATTTTCTCAACAAAGAAGCGAGCTCAATGAATTTTGCAAAGTCTCTGATAACTGAAATCGACACGAAGAATGATCACATACAGTCGATCAAGAAAGAAGCAACtacgtaa
- the LOC122416149 gene encoding mitochondrial intermediate peptidase isoform X2, whose protein sequence is MAISESNRLIEETTGPTRSRKMVQVFDELSDTLCKVADMAEFVRIAHPEESFCRAAEDTCLAVSGIVEQLNTHRGMYNALSNVVKEGDIVETTDIDNHVSKLFLFDFEQSGIHLPENQRQRVVELNDYILQISQKFMAGAATPRAVKTEALPTNIRHYFAKGDGQSLIHGLYPDSNDALAREAAYKIFLYPDEKQEYLLKELLNSRHHLAQICGFPTYAHRAIKGSTVESPDVVCDFLNILNDDLRERARNDFNVMRNMKKADSTIEQDLMDWDTAYYTTKAKKSWLNTSNTEFTPYFSLGACMDGLNILTQSLYGVTLKPETVVPGEVWSEDIYKLAVVDENETILGHIYCDFYERNNKPNQDCHFTIRGGRQLPDGSYQNPIVVLMLSLASPKWSNPCLLNPSSVDNLFHEMGHALHSMLGRTQYQHVSGTRCSADFAEVPSVLMEYFASDPRVVRLFAKHFETGEPMPENMLQKLCASKNMFPASELQLQIFYSMLDQVYHSKELKGSSTEIYKDIRSKFYELPYVENTAWQLRFTHIVGYGAKYYAYLISRAVASWIWQTYFQVDPLSRCSGERYRHECLAHGGGKPPSKLVSDFLNKEASSMNFAKSLITEIDTKNDHIQSIKKEATT, encoded by the exons ATGGCAATATCGGAGTCCAACAGACTGATCGAGGAGACTACGGGTCCTACTAGGAGTCGTAAAATGGTTCAAGTGTTCGACGAGCTGTCTGACACACTGTGCAAAGTTGCAGATATGGCAGAGTTTGTGCGGATCGCTCACCCCGAAGAAAGTTTTTGTCGAGCTGCAGAAGACACTTGTCTCGCTGTTAGCGGGATTGTTGAAca ATTGAACACACATAGGGGAATGTACAACGCACTGTCGAACGTTGTTAAAGAGGGGGACATTGTTGAAACAACCGATATCGATAATCATGTTTCTAAATTATttctatttgattttgaaCAAAGTGGTATTCATTTACCCGAAAATCAGCGACAAAGAGTAGTGGAATTGAACGATTATATACTACAa ATAAGCCAAAAATTTATGGCAGGTGCAGCGACACCAAGAGCTGTCAAAACTGAAGCTTTACCAACAAATATAAGACATTA ttttgcaaaagggGATGGACAATCACTGATCCACGGCCTCTATCCAGATTCCAACGATGCTCTTGCCCGTGAAGCAGCTTACAAAATTTTCCTTTACCCTGACGAGAAGCAGGAATACTTGTTGAAAGAATTATTAAACTCGCGTCATCATCTCGCACAGATTTGTGGTTTTCCTACGTATGCTCATCG TGCCATAAAAGGAAGTACCGTCGAAAGTCCCGACGTTGTGTGTGATTTTCTCAACATTCTCAACGATGATCTCCGTGAAAGGGCCCGGAACGATTTTAATGTCATGAGAAACATGAAGAAAGCCGATTCGACGATAGAACAGGATTTAATGGACTGGGACACGGCATACTACACaacgaaagcaaaaaaatcatggCTCAACACGAGCAACACCGAGTTCACACCCTATTTTTCTCTCGGAGCTTGTATGGATGGTTTGAATATTTTGACTCAGTCACTTTACGGTGTTACTTTGAAACCCGAAACAGTTGTGCCTGGTGAAGTTTGGTCAGAGGACATATACAAATTGGCTGTTGTCGACGAGAACGAGACAATATTGGGACACATTTATTGCGACTTTtatgaaagaaataataagCCTAATCAAGATTGTCATTTCACTATAAGAGGAGGAAGACAATTGCCTGATGGGAGTTACCAG AATCCCATCGTCGTCCTCATGTTATCCTTGGCTTCCCCAAAGTGGTCGAATCCATGTTTACTCAATCCGTCATCAGTGGATaatttattccacgaaatgGGACACGCTCTTCATTCGATGCTGGGAAGAACGCAGTACCAGCACGTATCAGGCACTCGTTGCAGTGCAGATTTTGCTGAAGTTCCTAGTGTACTGATGGAATATTTTGCTAGCGATCCAAGA GTGGTTCGATTGTTCGCCAAACATTTCGAAACTGGCGAGCCTATGCCCGAGAACATGTTGCAGAAACTGTgcgcatcgaaaaacatgttCCCAGCATCGGAACTTCagcttcaaattttttatagtATGCTCGATCAAGTTTACCATTCGAAAGAATTGAAAGGCTCGAGCACAGAAATTTATAAGGACATACGATCGAAATTTTATGAACTTCCCTACGTTGAAAACACG GCATGGCAGTTGAGATTCACTCATATAGTTGGCTATGGAGCAAAATATTATGCTTATTTGATATCACGCGCCGTAGCTTCGTGGATTTGGCAAACATATTTCCAAGTAGATCCACTGAGCCGGTGTTCCGGTGAACGTTACCGTCACGAGTGTCTTGCTCACGGTGGTGGAAAGCCGCCATCGAAATTGGTCTCCGATTTTCTCAACAAAGAAGCGAGCTCAATGAATTTTGCAAAGTCTCTGATAACTGAAATCGACACGAAGAATGATCACATACAGTCGATCAAGAAAGAAGCAACtacgtaa